The genomic region GAGCCACTTCGCATTTAATGCGGTGTCCTGGCCCGCCTGTGCCTGTGCCATAAGGGCAGCCTCCTTGAGCCACAAAGCCGGCGATCACACGATGGAAGCTAAGCCCATCATAAAAACCCTCTTTAGCCAGAGCTACAAAGTTACTCACCGCTTGGGGCGCGTCTTTGTAAAAAAGCTCTAAAGTGATATTGCCTTTATTGGTTTTGATCGTGGCGTAAGCGGTTTTTGCAAGCTCTTCTTCTTTAATTTCATAAGTTTTAATTGGATCCATCATAAACCTTTGCGATAAGCTTTTGTCATTCAAATGATCTATTATAGCAACAAATTAAAACAAATGGTATTTTGGCCGATAGTGTTGTAGGGTACTTTTGAAATTTAAGCGGTAAGTTTGATGATGGCGTTTTGGCATAAAAGATTGGCGGTGGGTTGTTGTATCGTTTTATTGTCATGCATGATGAACGCTAATAACATTCAGATTACTAGAGACGATCCGCCTCTTGATCCAACGCTCCCTGCATGGGTTTATTCTGTTGCGTTATTGAAAGTGTATTTTAGCGATGGGACTTATAAAGAAGGCTATGCGACTTTGCTCAAAAACGGGCGTTATATCGCTTCTTCTGAAACGCTTTATTCTAACGGCTTATACCCTAAAACGATTTTAGCCAAAATGCAAGACAGCAGCGCTAAAGAGCTGATTTGTATAGCCAGCCTACGCCTTGAAGCGATGGATAGGAATCAAGGGCTTTCGCTTTTAAAAACCGCCGATTTTAGAGACGATTATTGCCATAAAAGAGAAGAGAGCTATTATCATGCAAGGATTTACACCAAATACGCTCAAACTTTCCATTCAAATCCTTACACCAATCAAAAAACACCCAATTCTGATCTCTACTACCCGGCGTTGAATGAGGGGAATTCTTTTTCCATACAGATAACGGATATTTCTGTGGCTGAACTTTTGAAA from Helicobacter pylori harbors:
- a CDS encoding peptidylprolyl isomerase, which codes for MMDPIKTYEIKEEELAKTAYATIKTNKGNITLELFYKDAPQAVSNFVALAKEGFYDGLSFHRVIAGFVAQGGCPYGTGTGGPGHRIKCEVAHNPNKHKRGSLSMAHAGRDTGGSQFFLCFVDLPHLDGEHTVFGKIKNAESLNVLDKIKQGDIIESVVFSPSL